In Chroicocephalus ridibundus chromosome 4, bChrRid1.1, whole genome shotgun sequence, one genomic interval encodes:
- the CA7 gene encoding carbonic anhydrase 7 isoform X2 — MTGHRSWGYGRDDGPSEWHKSYPIAQGNRQSPIDIVSARAVYDPNLKPLIISYESCTSLNISNNGHSVMVEFEDADDKTAISGGPFENPFRLKQFHFHWGTKHSEGSEHTIDGKPFPCELHLVHWNARKYATFGEAAAAPDGLAVVGVFLEIGKEHAKMNRLTDALYMVKFKGTKAPFRSFNPKCLLPLSLDYWTYLGSLTTPPLNESVTWIVLKEPIRISEKQNRREDTRCEARYKEWKTRIQT; from the exons ATGACCGGCCACCGCAGCTGGGGCTACGGGCGGGATGACG gACCTTCAGAGTGGCACAAATCTTATCCTATTGCCCAGGGGAACCGCCAGTCACCTATCGATATAGTTTCTGCAAGAGCAGTGTATGACCCTAATCTGAAGCCGCTTATTATCTCCTATGAATCATGTACATCTCTCAACATCTCCAACAATGGCCATTCAGTTATGGTTGAGTTTGAAGATGCTGATGACAAGACAG CCATCAGTGGTGGTCCCTTTGAGAATCCATTTCGGCTGAAGCAGTTTCACTTTCACTGGGGGACGAAGCACAGCGAGGGATCAGAGCATACAATTGATGGCAAACCTTTTCCGTGTGAG ctccACTTAGTTCACTGGAATGCCAGAAAATATGCAACatttggagaagcagcagcagctccagatgGCCTGGCAGTAGTTGGTGTTTTCTTGGAG ATTGGGAAAGAACATGCCAAAATGAACAGACTCACGGATGCTTTGTACATGGTAAAATTTAAA ggaACAAAAGCTCCATTTAGAAGCTTCAACCCCAAATGTCTCCTGCCTTTGAGTCTAGATTATTGGACATACCTTGGTTCTTTGACAACACCACCCCTTAATGAGAGTGTAACATGGATAGTGCTGAAAGAACCCATCAGAATTTCTGAGAAACAG AACAGGAGGGAAGACACTAGATGTGAAGCACGGTACAAGGAATGGAAGACTAGAATCCAGACCTAA
- the CA7 gene encoding carbonic anhydrase 7 isoform X1, with protein MTGHRSWGYGRDDGPSEWHKSYPIAQGNRQSPIDIVSARAVYDPNLKPLIISYESCTSLNISNNGHSVMVEFEDADDKTAISGGPFENPFRLKQFHFHWGTKHSEGSEHTIDGKPFPCELHLVHWNARKYATFGEAAAAPDGLAVVGVFLEIGKEHAKMNRLTDALYMVKFKGTKAPFRSFNPKCLLPLSLDYWTYLGSLTTPPLNESVTWIVLKEPIRISEKQLEKFRMLLFTSEEDQRIQMVNNFRPPQPLKGRVVRASFKA; from the exons ATGACCGGCCACCGCAGCTGGGGCTACGGGCGGGATGACG gACCTTCAGAGTGGCACAAATCTTATCCTATTGCCCAGGGGAACCGCCAGTCACCTATCGATATAGTTTCTGCAAGAGCAGTGTATGACCCTAATCTGAAGCCGCTTATTATCTCCTATGAATCATGTACATCTCTCAACATCTCCAACAATGGCCATTCAGTTATGGTTGAGTTTGAAGATGCTGATGACAAGACAG CCATCAGTGGTGGTCCCTTTGAGAATCCATTTCGGCTGAAGCAGTTTCACTTTCACTGGGGGACGAAGCACAGCGAGGGATCAGAGCATACAATTGATGGCAAACCTTTTCCGTGTGAG ctccACTTAGTTCACTGGAATGCCAGAAAATATGCAACatttggagaagcagcagcagctccagatgGCCTGGCAGTAGTTGGTGTTTTCTTGGAG ATTGGGAAAGAACATGCCAAAATGAACAGACTCACGGATGCTTTGTACATGGTAAAATTTAAA ggaACAAAAGCTCCATTTAGAAGCTTCAACCCCAAATGTCTCCTGCCTTTGAGTCTAGATTATTGGACATACCTTGGTTCTTTGACAACACCACCCCTTAATGAGAGTGTAACATGGATAGTGCTGAAAGAACCCATCAGAATTTCTGAGAAACAG CTGGAGAAATTCCGCATGCTCCTCTTCACCAGTGAGGAAGACCAGAGGATCCAAATGGTGAATAATTTTCGCCCCCCTCAGCCTCTTAAGGGGAGAGTAGTTCGAGCTTCCTTCAAGGCCTGA
- the CA7 gene encoding carbonic anhydrase 7 isoform X3, protein MTGHRSWGYGRDDGPSEWHKSYPIAQGNRQSPIDIVSARAVYDPNLKPLIISYESCTSLNISNNGHSVMVEFEDADDKTAISGGPFENPFRLKQFHFHWGTKHSEGSEHTIDGKPFPCELHLVHWNARKYATFGEAAAAPDGLAVVGVFLEIGKEHAKMNRLTDALYMVKFKGTKAPFRSFNPKCLLPLSLDYWTYLGSLTTPPLNESVTWIVLKEPIRISEKQEGRH, encoded by the exons ATGACCGGCCACCGCAGCTGGGGCTACGGGCGGGATGACG gACCTTCAGAGTGGCACAAATCTTATCCTATTGCCCAGGGGAACCGCCAGTCACCTATCGATATAGTTTCTGCAAGAGCAGTGTATGACCCTAATCTGAAGCCGCTTATTATCTCCTATGAATCATGTACATCTCTCAACATCTCCAACAATGGCCATTCAGTTATGGTTGAGTTTGAAGATGCTGATGACAAGACAG CCATCAGTGGTGGTCCCTTTGAGAATCCATTTCGGCTGAAGCAGTTTCACTTTCACTGGGGGACGAAGCACAGCGAGGGATCAGAGCATACAATTGATGGCAAACCTTTTCCGTGTGAG ctccACTTAGTTCACTGGAATGCCAGAAAATATGCAACatttggagaagcagcagcagctccagatgGCCTGGCAGTAGTTGGTGTTTTCTTGGAG ATTGGGAAAGAACATGCCAAAATGAACAGACTCACGGATGCTTTGTACATGGTAAAATTTAAA ggaACAAAAGCTCCATTTAGAAGCTTCAACCCCAAATGTCTCCTGCCTTTGAGTCTAGATTATTGGACATACCTTGGTTCTTTGACAACACCACCCCTTAATGAGAGTGTAACATGGATAGTGCTGAAAGAACCCATCAGAATTTCTGAGAAACAG GAGGGAAGACACTAG
- the CA7 gene encoding carbonic anhydrase 7 isoform X4, whose product MVEFEDADDKTAISGGPFENPFRLKQFHFHWGTKHSEGSEHTIDGKPFPCELHLVHWNARKYATFGEAAAAPDGLAVVGVFLEIGKEHAKMNRLTDALYMVKFKGTKAPFRSFNPKCLLPLSLDYWTYLGSLTTPPLNESVTWIVLKEPIRISEKQLEKFRMLLFTSEEDQRIQMVNNFRPPQPLKGRVVRASFKA is encoded by the exons ATGGTTGAGTTTGAAGATGCTGATGACAAGACAG CCATCAGTGGTGGTCCCTTTGAGAATCCATTTCGGCTGAAGCAGTTTCACTTTCACTGGGGGACGAAGCACAGCGAGGGATCAGAGCATACAATTGATGGCAAACCTTTTCCGTGTGAG ctccACTTAGTTCACTGGAATGCCAGAAAATATGCAACatttggagaagcagcagcagctccagatgGCCTGGCAGTAGTTGGTGTTTTCTTGGAG ATTGGGAAAGAACATGCCAAAATGAACAGACTCACGGATGCTTTGTACATGGTAAAATTTAAA ggaACAAAAGCTCCATTTAGAAGCTTCAACCCCAAATGTCTCCTGCCTTTGAGTCTAGATTATTGGACATACCTTGGTTCTTTGACAACACCACCCCTTAATGAGAGTGTAACATGGATAGTGCTGAAAGAACCCATCAGAATTTCTGAGAAACAG CTGGAGAAATTCCGCATGCTCCTCTTCACCAGTGAGGAAGACCAGAGGATCCAAATGGTGAATAATTTTCGCCCCCCTCAGCCTCTTAAGGGGAGAGTAGTTCGAGCTTCCTTCAAGGCCTGA
- the NAE1 gene encoding NEDD8-activating enzyme E1 regulatory subunit isoform X1: protein MAQTGRASLKEQRYDRQLRLWGDHGQEALESAHVCVINATATGTEILKNLVLPGIGSFTIVDGNLVSGEDVGNNFFLQKSHIGQNRAQSATELLQELNNDVSGNFVEESPEKLLDNDPSFFNRFNLVVATQLPESTLLRLAELLWDSNIPLLVCRTYGLVGYMRVIIKEHTVVESHPDNMLEDLRLDKPFPELREHVQSYDLDHMDRKDHSHTPWIVIVAKYLTKWFNEKSDQLPKSYKEKEAFRQLIRQGILKNENGTPEDEENFEEAIKNVNTALNTTEIPRCIVEIFNDDCCINLTEQSPSFWILARAVKEFVANEGQGSLPVRGTIPDMIADSNKFIKLQNVYREKAKRDIAAVGNHAAKLLQSLGKAPESISERELKLFCSNSAFLRVVRCRSLSEEYGLNTFNKDEIISHMDNPDSELVLYLMLRAVDRFYKQHGRYPGVYNYQVEDDIGKLKSCLTGFLQEHGLSVVVKDDYVHEFCRYGAAEPHAIAAFMGGAAAQEVIKVITGQFVIFNNTYIYSGMSQTSATFQL, encoded by the exons ATGGCGCAGACGGGCCGGGCCAGCCTGAAGGAGCAGCGCTACGACCGGCAGCTCAG GTTGTGGGGTGACCATGGACAAGAAGCTTTAGAATCTGCACACGTTTGTGTGATAAATGCAACAGCGACAGGAACCGAAATACTCAAAAACTTAGTGCTGCCAG gtaTCGGTTCATTTACAATTGTCGATGGGAATCTGGTCTCTGGAGAAGACGTTGGAAATAA tttctttctacaAAAAAGCCATATTGGTCAG AATCGTGCCCAGAGTGCCACTGAGCTCTTGCAAGAATTGAATAATGATGTTTCTGGAAACTTTGTTGAAGAG AGCCCAGAAAAACTTCTAGACAATGACCCTTCCTTTTTTAATCGGTTTAACTTGGTGGTTGCAACACAACTACCAGAAAG TACGTTGCTGCGCTTGGCTGAACTTCTCTGGGATTCTAACATTCCTCTGCTGGTCTGCAGGACTTATGGACTGGTTGGTTACATGAGAGTCATTATTAAAGAACATACAG ttgtTGAATCGCATCCTGACAATATGTTAGAAGATCTGAGACTGGACAAACCATTTCCAGAGCTGAGGGAACATGTTCAGTCTTATGACTTGGATCATATGGACAGGAAG GACCATAGCCACACTCCATGGATTGTGATCGTAGCCAAGTATCTAACAAAATGGTTCAACGAG AAAAGCGATCAGTTGCCTAAgagttacaaagaaaaagaagccttCAGACAACTGATTCGGCAAG gtatcttaaagaatgaaaatggaaCCCCAGAAGATGAGGAAAACTTTGAAGAAGCTATAAAAAATGTGAACACAGCATTAAATACCACAGAG attcCAAGATGCATTGTAGAGATTTTTAATGATGATTGCTGCATAAATCTCACAGAGCAG TCGCCCTCCTTCTGGATTTTGGCTCGAGCTGTGAAGGAATTTGTGGCAAATGAGGGGCAAGGAAGCTTGCCTGTCCGGGGCACTATTCCTGATATGATAGCGGACTCCAATAAATTTATCAAGTTGCAAAATGT ATACCGTGAAAAAGCAAAGAGGGATATTGCTGCTGTGGGTAACCATGCTGCTAAATTGTTACAGTCCCTAGGCAAG GCACCCGAATCTATTTCAGAGAGagaattaaaattgtttt GCAGCAACTCAGCTTTTCTCCGAGTAGTACGATGTAGATCTCTGTCTGAAGAATATGGTTTAAACACTTTTAACAAGGATGAAATTA tttcccatatGGATAACCCCGACAGTGAATTGGTGCTGTACTTGATGCTGCGGGCTGTGGATAGATTTTATAAGCAGCATGGTAGATATCCAG GTGTCTACAACTATCAGGTAGAAGATGATATTGGAAAACTAAAATCATGCCTTACTGGTTTCTTACAAGAACATGGGTTGTCTGTAGTGGTGAAAGATGACTATGTTCATGAGTT TTGTCGCTACGGAGCTGCTGAGCCACATGCTATTGCTGCCTTCATGGGAG gagCTGCTGCACAGGAGGTTATCAAAGTCATTACAGGGCagtttgttatttttaacaaCACCTACATTTACAGTGGAATGTCACAGACTTCAGCGACTTTCCAGCTGTAG
- the NAE1 gene encoding NEDD8-activating enzyme E1 regulatory subunit isoform X2 translates to MAQTGRASLKEQRYDRQLRLWGDHGQEALESAHVCVINATATGTEILKNLVLPGIGSFTIVDGNLVSGEDVGNNFFLQKSHIGQNRAQSATELLQELNNDVSGNFVEESPEKLLDNDPSFFNRFNLVVATQLPESTLLRLAELLWDSNIPLLVCRTYGLVGYMRVIIKEHTVVESHPDNMLEDLRLDKPFPELREHVQSYDLDHMDRKDHSHTPWIVIVAKYLTKWFNEKSDQLPKSYKEKEAFRQLIRQGILKNENGTPEDEENFEEAIKNVNTALNTTESPSFWILARAVKEFVANEGQGSLPVRGTIPDMIADSNKFIKLQNVYREKAKRDIAAVGNHAAKLLQSLGKAPESISERELKLFCSNSAFLRVVRCRSLSEEYGLNTFNKDEIISHMDNPDSELVLYLMLRAVDRFYKQHGRYPGVYNYQVEDDIGKLKSCLTGFLQEHGLSVVVKDDYVHEFCRYGAAEPHAIAAFMGGAAAQEVIKVITGQFVIFNNTYIYSGMSQTSATFQL, encoded by the exons ATGGCGCAGACGGGCCGGGCCAGCCTGAAGGAGCAGCGCTACGACCGGCAGCTCAG GTTGTGGGGTGACCATGGACAAGAAGCTTTAGAATCTGCACACGTTTGTGTGATAAATGCAACAGCGACAGGAACCGAAATACTCAAAAACTTAGTGCTGCCAG gtaTCGGTTCATTTACAATTGTCGATGGGAATCTGGTCTCTGGAGAAGACGTTGGAAATAA tttctttctacaAAAAAGCCATATTGGTCAG AATCGTGCCCAGAGTGCCACTGAGCTCTTGCAAGAATTGAATAATGATGTTTCTGGAAACTTTGTTGAAGAG AGCCCAGAAAAACTTCTAGACAATGACCCTTCCTTTTTTAATCGGTTTAACTTGGTGGTTGCAACACAACTACCAGAAAG TACGTTGCTGCGCTTGGCTGAACTTCTCTGGGATTCTAACATTCCTCTGCTGGTCTGCAGGACTTATGGACTGGTTGGTTACATGAGAGTCATTATTAAAGAACATACAG ttgtTGAATCGCATCCTGACAATATGTTAGAAGATCTGAGACTGGACAAACCATTTCCAGAGCTGAGGGAACATGTTCAGTCTTATGACTTGGATCATATGGACAGGAAG GACCATAGCCACACTCCATGGATTGTGATCGTAGCCAAGTATCTAACAAAATGGTTCAACGAG AAAAGCGATCAGTTGCCTAAgagttacaaagaaaaagaagccttCAGACAACTGATTCGGCAAG gtatcttaaagaatgaaaatggaaCCCCAGAAGATGAGGAAAACTTTGAAGAAGCTATAAAAAATGTGAACACAGCATTAAATACCACAGAG TCGCCCTCCTTCTGGATTTTGGCTCGAGCTGTGAAGGAATTTGTGGCAAATGAGGGGCAAGGAAGCTTGCCTGTCCGGGGCACTATTCCTGATATGATAGCGGACTCCAATAAATTTATCAAGTTGCAAAATGT ATACCGTGAAAAAGCAAAGAGGGATATTGCTGCTGTGGGTAACCATGCTGCTAAATTGTTACAGTCCCTAGGCAAG GCACCCGAATCTATTTCAGAGAGagaattaaaattgtttt GCAGCAACTCAGCTTTTCTCCGAGTAGTACGATGTAGATCTCTGTCTGAAGAATATGGTTTAAACACTTTTAACAAGGATGAAATTA tttcccatatGGATAACCCCGACAGTGAATTGGTGCTGTACTTGATGCTGCGGGCTGTGGATAGATTTTATAAGCAGCATGGTAGATATCCAG GTGTCTACAACTATCAGGTAGAAGATGATATTGGAAAACTAAAATCATGCCTTACTGGTTTCTTACAAGAACATGGGTTGTCTGTAGTGGTGAAAGATGACTATGTTCATGAGTT TTGTCGCTACGGAGCTGCTGAGCCACATGCTATTGCTGCCTTCATGGGAG gagCTGCTGCACAGGAGGTTATCAAAGTCATTACAGGGCagtttgttatttttaacaaCACCTACATTTACAGTGGAATGTCACAGACTTCAGCGACTTTCCAGCTGTAG